ATCCTACAGTGGTCACCATTACGGAACTAATGGAGTATGTATTTGAAATCATTGATCCGTATAGTATGAATAAACAAGGGGCAGACGTAGGCGAGAAATACAGAACCGGCATTTACAGTGAAAATCCCGAACACTTGATAGAAGCGCAAGCGTTTATTAGGAAGAGAAGTGATGCGGACCGTATAGTGGTAGAAGTGCTACCGCTTACAAATTACGTGAAAAGTGCAGACGAACATCAAGACAGACTGGCTACATACCCGACTGATTATTGTCATATACCTAATAGATTATTAAACAAGTATACGAATGAAAGATC
This window of the Sporosarcina ureae genome carries:
- a CDS encoding peptide-methionine (S)-S-oxide reductase; translation: MEVVYIAGGCLWGVQAFVKTLPGVTRTEAGRANGSSHTLEGDYDGYAECVKTEFDPTVVTITELMEYVFEIIDPYSMNKQGADVGEKYRTGIYSENPEHLIEAQAFIRKRSDADRIVVEVLPLTNYVKSADEHQDRLATYPTDYCHIPNRLLNKYTNERS